The genomic region CCCTGGTGAAAAGGTGCCTGAAGTAACCAGCTGGGGAAGAGGTGAGCTGGTAGCTGAGAAAGTACTTGGGGTTTGGAATTTGAGaaactgggttcaaatctggCCCCGCCACTTTGCAGCTGTGGGATTTTGGACAACTTATCTCACCTCTCTGGTggtctcagtttccatatctataAAGCGGGAAGTCGGCCTGCTTCTGAGGATGGAAATGTGGGAAAGTGTTGTAGTAATTGTAAAGCCCTGAGCAGTGACTTATCAGGATCCCTCTAGGGGTAGCTGGTGACCCCAGGGCATTGAAGAAGCAATGCTGCTGAGGTGGGCTTTGCAGGAGGACCTGAAGTCTGCGGTGAGGATGCGGTCAGGGGCTGTGGTCAGTCATGTCAGAGACCTCCCCTCCTTGACAGCCCTCCTCCGTATCAGCGGACCTGCAGGGAGACAGCTCCTTACAGGTGGAGATCTCTGATGCAGTGAGCGAGCGGGACAAGGTGAAATTCACCGTTCAAACCAAGGTGAGGCTGCCAGGGGAACGAGAGGGCAGTTCAGGAGACTGCCTTGGGAGGCTTCAGGAGcttgaggagcctgcttcccccagCCTTGCttgcctggggggtggggggcagaagccAACGTCAACTTTGAGCCCTGTTCCTCAACCTGactcctgccccctgcctctccGAGAAAGCAAGCATCGATTGTTTGCTGAGTCCTAGCCATGCCCTGTCCATCATCCTTACAGAAATCATGGACACCTGAGTCACCAAGGCCCACCTTGGGCCTCACCTGGGATGTGGGACTGGGGAAGCCCCAAAGTGGGTGCCCAGGATGCTTGGCGGGTGCAGGgtttgggaggggaggagagataCCTCAGACAGGCTTCCCGGCTTCCAGAGCTGCCTCCCTCACTTCGCCCAGACGGAGTTCTCAGTCGTGCGACAGCATGAGGAGTTCATCTGGCTCCATGACGCCTACGTGGAAAATGAGGAGTACGCCGGCCTCATCGTGAGGAAGGGCTGGATGGGCTGGGGCTGTGAGGGGCAGGCCAGGGTGCTTGGGTGGGGATGGAAGGCTGGGCGACACTTCTGGGTGTGGGTGATGGCCTTCTCAGCAACAAGAGGCCTGCCAGCTCTGTCCCTCCTTTGAGCagatccccccagcccctccaagGCCAGACTTTGAGGCTTCAAGGGAAAAGCTGCAGAAGTTGGGTGAGGGGGACAGCTCCATCACGCGGGAAGAGTTTGCCAAAATGAAGCAGGAGCTGGAAGCGTGAGTGCTACTTCCTTTCCTTGTCTATGATGAAGCTCCAAGCCCACCCCCCGCCTGCGAGTCCCAGGATTTCATCACCTATGGTTAGAGaccctgacctctgacctcagGGCTTctgaggggaagggggcaggataATCAGAGCCAAGGAGGGCCCATGAGCTGCCTGCCATTTCCTGCAGGGAGTACCTGGCTATCTTTAAGAAGACAGTTGCAATGCATGAGGTCTTTCTGCAGCGCCTGGCAGCCCACCCTACCCTGCGTCGAGACCAcaacttctttgtctttttggaaTATGGCCAGGATGTGAGCTGGGCCAGAGTACACCCTTGGGTCACCCttgggggtagggggcagggcACTAGGTGGGCTCAAGCCTCTGTCTCATCAGCTCCATGAGTGACATgagcctggggtgggaggtgcGAATGCCCACCCCAACACCATACTCTCTCCGTGTGCTTCAGCTGAGTGTCCGAGGAAAGAACAGGAAGGAGCTTCTTGGGGGTTTTCTGAGGAATATTGTGAAGTCTGCAGATGAAGCCCTTATCACCAGCATGTCAGGGCTAAAGGTGACCCTTGGGACCCCTCTGTGGATTCAACCCAGGGCCTCAAGTCCACAGCAAACATTGAGGCCCAGGGTGGCCGTGGGAGGGAAACCACTGGTGGGGCATGGCCTAGAGGGAAATTGTGCCATTCCTGCGTGTCCATGGCCACCATGTCCCTGCTGACTCAGTGTAAGTGGCTCCTGTCTGGCTCCCTTAGGAGGTGGATGACTTCTTTGAGCATGAGAGGACCTTCCTGCTGGAGTACCACACCCGCATCCGGGACGCCTGCCTGCGGGCAGACCGTGTCATGCACTCCCACAAGTGTACGCAGGGCCCAAGGGGCCCTGGGttccctgccccttctccctggcATTCCTACTCAGCATTCCTACTCCCTGTGGGGAGGGAAAAGAGCAAGAAATGCCCTGTGTCTCTCCATGACACAAACACCGGGGGTGGGGCTTGATGTGCAGACCAAGGGGTTCTGATGGAGGGCTGTTCCCCAGCAGGCCTGGCAGATGATTATATCCCTATCTCTGCTGCACTGAATAGTCTGGGAACACAAGAAGTCAACCAGCTAAAGATGTGAGGACTCCCTCtcacccctcctgcccttccgcccccccccccccgcctctctcTATGCCTGTAATACTGTGTCTGCCCATGAGGAGTCACTATGGAAATGTACCATCAGCTGTAGGTGGGAGGTGAAGTTCCTGCTGGGATTTGGTaaagagcagagggagatttCCCCACTACAGGGCATTAGGGACAGCAGCGCTAAGGGCAGGGAGGCTTTAAGCAACACCCTCTCAAGACCCCTGCCCTAACTCTCCCCCACTGCCTCCTAGGAGTTTCCTCAAATTGGCAGAACTCTTTGAACGACTAAGGGTGAGTCCTGCCTTCTGTACTGGAAGGGCACCCAATCAATGATCCTTTGCAGGGACGAAATATCTCCTCCTGAAAGAGGGGAAAGTTCCAGGATCATTTTGGAACGTTTGGTGATAACTTGGGCCCAGTTGATACCCTGGACTCACCTTCAGTTAAGCCGTAGTTAAATGAAATGGAGGGTGGACAGGGATCCAGcctcaagtgtgtgtgtgcagtgatgggggcaggggtgggaaccAGGCCTGGCAAGCCATTTACAAGGATGTGCCACGTGCCTCTGGCAGGCTGCACACACTGCCAACACCCTGCCCCAGACACATACTTCCTGAACTCTTCTCCGAGAGTCACTGCAGTGccaatctttctaaaatgtctgCTGGACCACCTCTCTTCTCAAGGGCCTTCAGTGACCCTGCCCCTCCCAGAACTACCCAAAACACAAAGCCCGAAGTCCTTAGCTTACATTTTAGGTCTTTTGGAATCCAGCCACTGCCATCCAAACGCTCCCACTGACCTCACGGCTCCCTGAACACATACGAGGCTTGCACACCTGCAGAGCCTTTGGCTGTTGTCAGATTCCTAGTCAACCCCCAAGATCCAGGTCAGATGCCACTCTTCTGTCAAGTTTTCCTTGGCCTGCTCCCCTGAACATCAGGGTTTGACCTAGAGTGTTTATCAAGTGACTCTGTTGGATATTGAGATGAGCAGCAGCACACCAGCCCTTGGCAGCTCCTCTCCAAgttccctccccagcctccaaaTTTCCTGATTCAGAAGCTGGAGGGCCGAGTGGCATCTGATGAGGACCTCAAGCTGTCAGACATGCTGAGATACTACATGCGAGACTCACAGGCAGCCAAGGTGAGCTATGGCCCCCAGAACAAACTTCAGGGCTGGAGGACAGCAGGACTGGAGCAacagggaagggcaggcagaTGAGGCAATGGGCAACAGTGATCCCGTGCCCCTGCTGGCCCCAGGACCTGCTGTACCGGCGGCTTCGAGCACTGGCTGACTATGAGAACGCCAACAAAGCACTGGACAAGGCACGCACTAGGAACCGGGAGGTGCGGACTGCTGAGAGCCACCAACAACAGTGCTGCCAACGCTTTGAGCGCCTCTCGGACTCAGCCAAGCAGGGTAAGCCCCATGGCCCCAGAGCCCCTGCCGCTGGGCTGCCTACCCTGCCAGGGTCCccatttctcctccctccccaccagagcTCATGGATTTCAAGTCCCGCCGTGTCTCCTCCTTCCGCAAGAACCTCATAGAGTTGGCAGAGCTGGAGCTCAAACATGCCAAGGTGAGCCCTCCACCCTCACTGTGCACTCTTGCTGCCTCCCTGCCATCCACTCCCAGACCTCTAGGTTCTTACCAAGTACTGGCAAACGTGTGTTGGGGGAAGGTGGTCTGGCATCCCTGAGCAGTCCCCATTGACTTTCAGGGTCATGTCCAATCTTGGACCAGGACTCTTCCCTTCTCATCattaagccctcaataaatggcagctacTATTGCTAAGGACAGGGATgcaagagggaggagggcaggagttAATAGGTGTGGAAAGAACAGCACATTTTATCAGGCAGCAGGCTGGCAGTGGGCCAGGGACATCAAGACCTCTCTCCTCTGCAGGCCAGCACCCTGCTTCTCCGGAACACCCTTGTCGCCCTCAAGGGGGAGCCTTAGTGCAGCCAGAGCCTACTTCAGAGCCTTTACTGGCAAAAGTCCCCCAGATTCCCTACCCCAAGATACCACCTCCCCAACCACAGCAGCTATTAGCCATGCCCCATGATCTCCCAGGGCAAGCCCAAGCCCCACTCCCACCCAAAAGTGCCAGGTCCTGCAAGAGGAAGCTAGGGCAACATGGGTACCATACTTGGGCCACAGGTAAGAACCCCAACCTAGGGGAGGCCAGGAGCCTGGACCTCCCACCTCTCCTGGAACCTGAGAGGCTGCCCCCAGCAACCCTCtgcgcctccccacccccccaaagtTCGTTTGTCCCCAGCCTGTTCACAAATAAAAAGCCTGCGCAAGGAGGCCTGCTTGTCCTTACTTCCCACAGCTCCAGGACCCACCAGGTACACCTTTACCCAGGGCATTATGGACACCGGACCCTTGTGCACCACCCGCCGCAGTGTCAAAAATAACTACTCTTCCTGCTTTCCACTTAAGAGATACTGGCAAGCTCCAAAGAACTAAGGAACCAAGTTTAacaggcttcccccccccccgccaacagTTCAGGTTGGGGTGTGTATGTGATAAACCCTGCATTCACACCCTTAGGGTGAGATTTCTAGGATACCTTTACCTCCCAGGCAGGCAAAAACCCAATGTAGATTGGAGAGAGCCTGCAGCAATACTGACAAAAGGCTTGGGGCTCTAGCCAACACCCTCTTGGTTAAACACAGGGAGGTGGGACCCAAGACACTCCGGTCTGAAGTCCTGGGCTCCAGCTGGCTTGGCCCCACCCTGGACTCCAGTCACATCTGCAGAAGGCCAAAGGCTCATTGGCTTCTGACTCACAGCAGCCACTGGACCCGGCCCTCATAGATGAGTCAGACATCCatgaaagaaggcagagaaaaaccagaaagaaCCTTGAAGACAGAACAGCTCAAGAAGCGCTTTGTAACTTGCAATCTCACAGCCCACACTAGGCAGGTCTGAGCATAGGGTTGGAGAATAGGCCTCACTGCCCAGCTGCCCACCTGGGTAAGAGGCTACAGGAGAAAAGAGTTCAGGCACAAAGCCCCTTTTGCCCAAAGGGCTCTTGCAGCTGGCAGGACACACACCCCAGTTCACCTAACTCCCCAGCGGTCAGTTTGGGCCCAACTGTGGTACCACTTATGAGTGACAGCTGTCAGAAAGAGGCTCAGCCAGTCGCTAGGGCCAAATTAAGGGGGTGGATGGAAGCTGGGTATAGAGAAAAGATGCTGTTCATTATCTCAGCATACCTTCCCCTGCAAGGTCCCTTGGGCCCCAACCCTGAAACAAACATCCCATTAGTGAGCCTTTTTattgttgtgtgtgtggttttttttcttttcttttttaattgaaggtcCCTTATTGGTCCTGCTTCCATGGGTGGCCAAGACcaggggaaaaggggaggggaaCCAGGCGGCGCAAGGAGGGATCATCTCCACAACATTCCATTTATACACAGAACTAAACAGACAAGCACAGAGTCACTATTGCGGTTAGAAGTTGGCAGCATGGGAAAAGGGAGGAACAGGTGGGGAATTGGGGTGtcgttaaaaaaaatacaggcccccccaaactggggtgcctggggggaaCTTGGTCTGCTTCAACCCAAGAGAAATCAGAAGATCAAAAGCAGTTTGGGAAGGCCAGAACcgtcaggggtggagggaggaggaaggtccAGGGGGTGAGGGGGGGCTGTTTGGCAACTGGGGTGAAGGGattgccctccccctgctgggatccccccagcccctccggTCTGGCAGGAAGGGGGCAGCCTGCAACCCCCATGGGCAGGTCTGGGGCTGCCAGATGCTCCaggcagggggctggagggggctcACAAAGGCTTGCCCTCCAGGGAGATGACAGCACTGCCCCCCAGTTTCTCTGCCAGGGTGCAGCGGTCCTTGACCTCCTCGTAGCAGTTTGCTTGTAATTCATGCTTGATCCCTGTGAGGAAGAAGGGGAGCATCTGTGAGCAGGAtgcactgggggaggggaagttgGGGCTGGGAAGGAGCCAATCAGAACAGATGGAAAGGACAAGGTTACCTTCCACCaggcagggaagaggagggaggaggtatCTCATATACCAAGCCTTTCACCCCACCCTACAGCCAAAGCCTGAGCGAAGAAGTGCGTGGCACCAATGCTGGCCCTTACCCGTCAGCTTTTTCTTGATGGCATCCTTGGAGCTGGCATAAATCATTTTGCTCTTAAGAGGTGCAGACTCAGGTGCCCTGGAGGGAAGACAATCAGAGAATATGCAACAAAGTTCCCTCTCCGAGTCTGCAAGTGCCCTCAAGTGAGAGAACACTTCGAGAAATCCCTGAGCTGGTCCCCGCACTCAAGCTTTGACCAAGTTCCCCACTGACAAGTGTTTTGTTAcaacaccctcccccccaaaactcaCAGAGGTTCCCATgctgagaaaggagggagaggcagagctaGGGCAAGTGGTAGGAAGAAGCGCCCGCGGGGGAGCTCACCAGAAGATAAACACCAGATCCTCCTTCTTGCTCTCCTTGGTCTCATAGGTTGCATCATAGAGGGCATAGCGGCAGTCCTTGTCTGGCAGCATCTTGACAAAGGTGGCGTAGGGGTCGTCTACAGTCTGGCCCACATCACCTACCAGGATCTCCTTGCCCTCCTCCAGGATGATGTTCTTCTTGTCCTCGCTCAGGCAGAAGAGTACCGCCTTCTTGCGCTTCTTCACCTCCTCTGGTGTCGAGGACTTGCGCACCTTCATGTCATTGAACACTTTGATGACACCGTCAGAGACCGCCACGCCGGAGGCCTAGGGACGAGCCACATATACTTCATAAAAGAAGACTTTGGGACTCCCCCTGAAGTCCCTCCTTTGTAATCTTAAGAGATCCATCTTGGATGCCAACAAGTCCTCAACCAAGAGATCATCACTTCCCCTTCCCAAGCCAAGTGTCACTATTTTCCCACCCAAGCCACTGTCCAAGGACCAAATGAGAAAACCCCAGAAGGGCAGCCTTAGAAGAACCTCTAATCATCTAATTCAACATCATTCTTCCTCACCCAACATCTTACAGCCTAGAAACTGAGGACCTGTAAGAAGCAGAACCTTGGCTTTGGTGTGAGCCCAGAATTAAAAGAATCCACAGGCTACTGActcgtttcttttcttttcttttttttaagattttatttattgagagagagagaaaatgagagagagcacatgacaaggattagggtcagagggagaagcagactccctgccgagtagggagcccgatgcaggattcgatccagggactccaggatcacgacctgagctgaaagcagttgcttaaccaactgagccacccaggcaccctactgaCTCGTTTCTTACTCACAGTACTGCATCTCAGCTTTTGGATAATAGTGCTGACTCAAAACTTCACAAGAAAGAGAGACTCAAAGCACCCAGGTTATAACCACCTCTTCTGGAAGGAGAACAGGACCCCACAATGGTAGACGAGACACCAACGAGTTTAACAGTTCTCGTTAAGTCCATCAGAACTACTCAGTGCAGTTGTTCACAAACCGCCCTCTTCTTTGCTGGGGTCTTCTTCAAGGCAAGAATCACGATCCCTAATTAAAGCCCTAACCCATTAACTCCCCGTCCTCCGCAGAAAATGTAGGACTCAAAGATCGCTGACATAAGTTAGCAGGTCAGAACCAAATACCCACGGTCCTCGAGAGCTCTTTAAACGTCTGTTTTGGGTCGAGTTGGGGGGACACCCTAGCCAGGAGGGGGGCTACAGACCACAGTGAAATCTGCCGCGCCCCCCGCTCCCGGAACTGCAGAGGAAGCCGGCCACGTGACTCAGCCGCTTCCGGAGTAGGCGGGGGGAAAAGCGCTCGCCcgggccctgcccctgcccggTCCGGGAAAAAGCAGTACCCGGAGGCAGTAGCACCCCAGAGCCTCAACCCCGAGGAATCACCTTTACCGACAGGCGCATCAGCCCCCTCCGCTGCCGGCCGGAGCCTGGACGATTTACACAACCTTCAGTTCTCGTAGCCCTGGGGCCGAACACAGGGGGCGGGGTGGTTTCCGGGCGATGCCTGCCTGGGTCACTTCCCTAAACTCGGCTCCACCCTCAGGCCCCATCCGGGAAAGCCGAAGGCCCCGCTTGTCCAGGGCTTCGGCCCAGCGGCGGGGGCCTGAGCGTGTGCGCACGCGCCGGCCGACTGTGCCGTTCCAGCCTTTGCCGGATGCACACAGCAGAGAACCCAGATCGCTTTGTGGGTTCCCTCGCAGGGCCGTAACCTCCGCGGTGCAAACCCGCAGTTCCGGGTGGCGCGGTGCAAGCCCTTAATCCCCAGCGCTAGCACTCGGACCCCTCCGCCCCCGCATCTCCGTTGgccctccgcccccgcccctcctggGCGCAGACATCCCTGCCACCTGCTCTCTACAGACCCGCCAGCCGAGGGAGGGTGACGCGGAGACAGGAACAGCCCTTGGGTGGGGCGCGCGCGCCGAGACCGCTCGCGCGCTTTTCCCTCGCCGCCCTCGGGCCGTGTTCGGATGCCGCGTGCTCCCGTAAAACGCGCGCCCCCGTGAACCGACTTGCCTCAGCGCGCGCCACCGGCTGCTCCGCGAGGGGCGGGCGCGCGCGCGCCAAGGACCCCTCCCCCATAGCCGGTGTCCGCGCGGGCGCAGCAgcgcagtgggggaggggaagggagcccAGGGGGCGCGCGAGCTACGGCCGAGCCAGCCCTCTCCAGCGCCCGCGGGCGCGCACGCGCGTCCCAACGCCGCCCGCCCCTCAGCCCGAGACCCTCATCCCGCCCGgggcgctgggggagggggtgccgaCGTCGCTCCACCGTTCCCTCCCCGGCGCTCAGACGACCGACTCGCAGCCCCCTCCCGTCAGTCGCCAAGGCCTGCTGCTCACCATGTTTCCGGAAGcgaaagagagatagcaaggaGAGTCAGAAGAGATGAGAGCCGCTGCAGCTGCTGCCGGGATCCGACTGAACGCGGCCTCTCCCGGCCCCTTCCGTTTAGTATGAGCCGCACAATGAGGGGCGGGGCGGGCTTCCGGCGCTCCCCCCATGGGCCGACGGGAAATGAAGTCCAGGGGTCCTGCGCCGTCCTCGTGCTCACTGGGTAACGGAGTCTTTTTCGCCAGCCGGCCTCCCAGCGCCACGTTacatgctgggaaatgtagtccgaGACAGCCAAGAGGGACTAGGGCCATGGCACGGAGAGCGCGCCCATTGGTCGAATTTTCCAGGAAACGCTCAGCTGAGcaaaggcccccccccccccccgcgctaGGTAATGTGACCCAAAAATGAGCCCTCGACCTCGCCGTTCTTCAGCCGCGGCGAAACTGTTTCCTAAGATCTATTTTGGCAGGTTCTGGTCTGAAAATTCCGAGTTTAGtgttttgcttttctgaattGAAGCAACTATTTATTGGCCTGGAATCTAGTCCTAGATAGAGCAAGGAG from Zalophus californianus isolate mZalCal1 chromosome 11, mZalCal1.pri.v2, whole genome shotgun sequence harbors:
- the SNX32 gene encoding LOW QUALITY PROTEIN: sorting nexin-32 (The sequence of the model RefSeq protein was modified relative to this genomic sequence to represent the inferred CDS: deleted 1 base in 1 codon; substituted 1 base at 1 genomic stop codon) is translated as MLLRWALQEDLKSAVRCGQGLWSVMSETSPPXQPSSVSADLQGDSSLQVEISDAVSERDKVKFTVQTKSCLPHFAQTEFSVVRQHEEFIWLHDAYVENEEYAGLIIPPAPPRPDFEASREKLQKLGEGDSSITREEFAKMKQELEAEYLAIFKKTVAMHEVFLQRLAAHPTLRRDHNFFVFLEYGQDLSVRGKNRKELLGGFLRNIVKSADEALITSMSGLKEVDDFFEHERTFLLEYHTRIRDACLRADRVMHSHKCLADDYIPISAALNSLGTQEVNQLKMSFLKLAELFERLRKLEGRVASDEDLKLSDMLRYYMRDSQAAKDLLYRRLRALADYENANKALDKARTRNREVRTAESHQQQCCQRFERLSDSAKQELMDFKSRRVSSFRKNLIELAELELKHAKASTLLLRNTLVALKGEP
- the CFL1 gene encoding cofilin-1 isoform X1, with protein sequence MALVPLGCLGLHFPACNVALGGRLAKKTPLPSEHEDGAGPLDFISRRPMGGAPEARPAPHCAAHTKRKGPGEAAFSRIPAAAAAALISSDSPCYLSFASGNMASGVAVSDGVIKVFNDMKVRKSSTPEEVKKRKKAVLFCLSEDKKNIILEEGKEILVGDVGQTVDDPYATFVKMLPDKDCRYALYDATYETKESKKEDLVFIFWAPESAPLKSKMIYASSKDAIKKKLTGIKHELQANCYEEVKDRCTLAEKLGGSAVISLEGKPL
- the CFL1 gene encoding cofilin-1 isoform X2; amino-acid sequence: MRLSVKASGVAVSDGVIKVFNDMKVRKSSTPEEVKKRKKAVLFCLSEDKKNIILEEGKEILVGDVGQTVDDPYATFVKMLPDKDCRYALYDATYETKESKKEDLVFIFWAPESAPLKSKMIYASSKDAIKKKLTGIKHELQANCYEEVKDRCTLAEKLGGSAVISLEGKPL